The Anguilla anguilla isolate fAngAng1 chromosome 4, fAngAng1.pri, whole genome shotgun sequence genome has a window encoding:
- the LOC118224743 gene encoding protein disulfide-isomerase A4-like translates to MKRKIIILFIVLLGIAQFVAVTRGEEDDIAEEEVDDAEEEEEEEEEEDDDEDTEVKDENGVLILTDNNFDTFIEDKDTVLLEFYAPWCGHCKQFAPVYEKIAQTLKDNDPPIPVAKIDATKSSELGSRFDVSGYPTIKILKKGEPVDYDGSRTEEAIVSRVKEVAQPDWKPPPEATLVLTKDNFDDVVNNAEIILVEFYAPWCGHCKRLAPEYEKAAKVLSMRSPPIPLAKVDATVENDIASRFEVSGYPTLKIFRKGKSFEYNGPREKDGIIDYMGEQAGPPSKHVQNQKQIQGFIKDGDDIVIVGVFSSEQDTAFQIYQETCNSLRDDYKFLHTFNSAVSKLLNVSPGQVVMIQPEKFQSKYEPKSHLLTIHDSTTVSEVKDFFKSHTLPLVGHRKQSNDAKRYTRRPLIVVYYGVDFSFDYRVATQFWRNKVLEVAKDFPEYTFAIADEEDYADELKGLGLSESGEEVNVGILGEGGKRFAMEPEEFDSDVLREFVVAFKKGKLKPIIKSQPIPRSNNGPVKVVVGKNFEEVVMDTKKDVLIEFYAPWCGHCKKLEPEYLALAKKYKHEKNLVIAKMDATGNDIPHESYKVEGFPTIYFAPSNSKQNPVKFEGGERNVEVLSTFLERHATKLSQNRDEL, encoded by the exons atgaaaagaaagataataattttatttattgtgttgcTCGGAATAGCTCAGTTCGTCGCAGTGACACGAGGTGAAGAAGATG ATATAGCAGAGGAAGAGGTAGATGatgctgaagaggaggaggaggaggaggaggaagaggatgatgatgaggacACTGAGGTTAAAGATGAAAATGGGGTGTTAATACTGACAGATAATAACTTTGACACTTTTATTGAAGATAAGGATACTGTGCTCCTCGAGTTCTATGCACCCTG GTGTGGTCACTGTAAGCAGTTTGCCCCTGTATACGAGAAAATTGCTCAGACACTTAAAGATAATGACCCTCCGATTCCTGTGGCCAAAATAGATGCCACAAAATCGAGTGAACTTGGGAGCAGATTTGATGTGTCTGGCTATCCCACCATCAAAATCTTAAAGAAGGGGGAACCAGTGGACTATGATGGTAGCCGGACAGAGGAAG CAATTGTGTCCAGAGTGAAAGAGGTGGCCCAGCCAGACTGGAAACCCCCACCAGAGGCCACCCTGGTCTTGACGAAGGATAATTTTGACGATGTGGTCAATAATGCTGAAATTATACTGGTGGAGTTCTATGCACCTTG GTGTGGCCATTGCAAGCGTCTTGCTCCAGAGTATGAGAAGGCAGCCAAGGTGCTCAGCATGCGCAGTCCTCCCATTCCATTGGCAAAAGTCGATGCAACCGTGGAAAATGACATAGCTTCAAGATTTGAAGTGTCTGGATACCCAACTCTCAAAATCTTCCGGAAGGGCAAATCGTTTGAATACAATGGACCAAGAGAGAAAGATG GAATCATTGATTACATGGGTGAACAGGCAGGGCCACCATCAAAGCATGTCCAGAATCAGAAACAAATTCAGGGATTCATAAAAGATGGAGATGACATTGTCATCGTTGGTGTTTTCTCCTCTGAACAAGACACTGCTTTTCAGATCTATCAAGAAACTT GTAACAGCTTGAGAGATGACTACAAGTTCCTCCACACTTTCAACAGTGCCGTTTCCAAATTACTTAACGTTTCTCCTGGCCAAGTGGTTATGATCCAGCCTGAGAAATTCCAGTCAAAATATGAACCAAAGTCACATTTATTAACAATTCAT GATTCCACCACTGTATCTGAAGTGAAAGACTTTTTTAAGAGCCACACTCTTCCATTGGTTGGACACAGAAAACAGAGTAACGATGCCAAACGTTACACCAGGAGGCCGCTGATTGTTGTATATTATGGAGTTGACTTCAGCTTTGACTACAGAGTTG CTACTCAGTTTTGGAGGAACAAGGTTTTGGAGGTGGCCAAGGATTTCCCAGAATACACTTTTGCAATTGCGGATGAGGAAGACTATGCTGATGAGCTGAAAGGCCTGGGTCTGAGTGAGAGTGGGGAGGAGGTAAATGTTGGAATTCTGGGAGAAGGAGGCAAGAGGTTTGCCATGGAACCTGAGGAGTTTGACTCTGATGTGCTACGGGAGTTTGTTGTGGCCTTCAAAAAAG GAAAATTAAAACCAATCATCAAATCCCAGCCCATCCCCAGAAGCAATAATGGACCAGTGAAAGTGGTGGTTGGTAAAAACTTTGAAGAGGTTGTCATGGATACTAAGAAGGATGTCCTTATAGAGTTCTATGCGCCATGGTGTGGACATTGTAAGAAGTTGGAGCCTGAATATCTTGCTCTTGCTAAAAAGTACAAGCATGAAAAAAATCTTGTCATTGCCAAGATGGATGCCACTGGAAATGATATTCCTCATGAGAGTTACAAAGTAGAGGGTTTCCCTACCATATACTTTGCACCCAGCAACAGCAAGCAGAATCCTGTCAAATTTGAAGGTGGAGAACGAAATGTGGAGGTCTTAAGCACATTCTTGGAAAGACATGCAACAAAATTGTCACAAAACAGGGATGAACTTTAA
- the LOC118225760 gene encoding polycystic kidney disease 1 like 1 produces MDVTFMFSFGDGPPALHGKGAKHQVYPGAWFSRYHRFTQEGTFIIRVTAYNEFYNATEVQCSFNVEKMPANLHLTANSSLIHKDEVILFNAHLVQGTNATYTWNMGDQTTYVNGGSVVSHLFLAVAVYNVSVTAQNRVGSVTASTSISVLYRIQAVGIYTDKRVYATDTAVTFLAVTPEPGPLEFLWYFGDKPPQRTTSKSITKRYYVPGSYNVIVNASNGLSSFTSDIYAIVIQREVQSNRLVFDASVMLNTSVTFNCRINRGTNVTYHWSFGDGTNRIGRNTEQHVFHRTGEFTVEVTVSNLVSSASLMGQVFVVRQPCQPPPIKNMGPLKIQVRRYQTLRLGVTYEGDVQCNISQGLLYSWALYESGGLRVQLTPVETHQQNIELPNNFLHYGTYTAIAKVQIQGSIVYSNYTVRIEVVPSPPISLIYGGTNIFISNRNSTILTLNGQRSYDPDYPQSVLSFIWKCKPVSIIRSPCFDENIPTSSSVITFPVSSLKPRFDQFQFTLTVQSGDRTSTSEVFITISPKLNRKVQAFCYQCQGNTVNWNEQFSVEAHCESCGIPPINIFYTWKLFLVNASSKVIVEVPFCKNVELSLPSRIFDGPSFVPLPELTLPLETTSQTPGISSTVTVRPSAAILTAPQTPPRVSTLPAFPETPEISEHPGPQNHSGTVTSSNTTSNTMVPKPATVPALPTRPFIPLFPPFPAFFPEENQPLGGRARQRRSVEPQGPDSAHVHLAESAADSGPLPAVPGDYSIPLPPYYVSEYTVSPDDDIITEFPIDSDFPPIFESSSPIGRPGAGSGSSSGGDVITGSSGGEGHNLVDPSTLLLTRPEKTLLDLDRELIDSAVFQTLVFTGISSPVVTFKPFVLKAKSLYMLEVSADSEQALLGKTQLFFSTNEIPQGMICQVQPSKGYEIHTDFSIFCTSGKEDLLYEYSFSIGNTPRKILYQGRDFQYYFNLPSGDPDDDYKVTVYTEIRNRFGSGTKPCPVSVKVLPIFQRNAPSVHNSEIELYVHGLRNLTKLVQMGSYVEIRNYILLLTSVLNRLSQESTASTELQTDTRSALISAACDLTIKDEGTLVDNIDMLKELMSVTEQVSFLSARLVTRRIQDMSARFGAPSMPLTYIMDERMINALVSLLSHVLEAQLSSPAGGVQLISDSIRTTAHLLLKYVLFNKVSEHNVSTSLMELKTSQYSSFQNIANSVGSCTFYLPHVLGLHINGWSGTTHSTNPRNSCVVSQLMFFKQNPYFRGNAPAQIKGNVADLKLYNCTTRREIRARSLSAPVNIEFQKRDRNESNCFSLLRSHMNIHQFNVTPENLREALQITIEFTRPTRRTFPIMLLFRMFERPTPSLYNTQRIYGWEGNTVHIFLPPSSLNDAGTGYLALLNADYSRSPWNKYISNAVNYTLRIESTQCLSWDGREWKTDGCTPLEGMSSDKVNCSCNHLATFTVAYQEIQSHHEFTDVSQFTGFFDNPMLCSVIAISLAVYFLVMIACKWSDIQRDKMAGSVLLEDNSPSDRQLYAVTIDTGLRSRPTMTAKVHIVLHGEGGASQTRELSFSDQLLFDRNSRHTFILSTPDNLGPIWKLHLWHTNGGPSPSWYLSHVVVRDLTRGGSWFFPGECWLAVDEGDGRVERELTPLTQGLGFTKLLHLKLTEYLEDFHSWASVYSRPSHSRFTRVQRLSVCLLLLEGYMCANAALVSLQNDQYTAELGLIDVSTVSLATGILSTLAVLPVGGLVSLLFRLCKASGNKYCSRQQYKTRIPEIYSVEAHRDALLVDGSISESYLSCHSLQECTQEKWRMQCKRGVVERRSPSQASMRYRELHMEKQGQATAWNSSGGFEDGSSNSKPMDKDCKQSQHNLQSGCTAEHSCVLGQREHRSSRVVLPSWCRHVTWALCSSLTLVCIVITGGLGLRFSPTKSLLWIHSLFFSMLCCVFVVQPALILIIATAVSLWYKDRCDFYCCSDETETAGGLQEHWSHNGGRLSEIYPLSLHQHPQNQYTHFDRVLAARQRARHLRLTRPPTPADLKDTRDRMKKELLIRKILREAILYTFMLSLLLFITYGKSSESQYQLNQAVRAEFTKNPRSIFHAIKTHNDWWNWSLTALLEGLYWDTWYNKASTNTKAGAVQGTCILIGEPTLKKMEVEKKIVCKVPRSSKGLVPECLPAHSPGERVLGQPEPSTDPALSGSHRHCGHVACYEGAGTRVSLGPTRAEASVRLQELWDRGWLDRYTQAVMVQFTLYNPPTNLFTSVSLLTEQPSAGGLLPFTFIESIRVYQTAGPLHYAIMACELLFLLLILLHLYLQIFTMSQKGLLAYWRDIRNWLEVTIIIISLLYYICYVNHFILAVEIIDLWQRENFKSFVDLGFLSSWEQLTRCLHGLMLFLLLLRCVFLLQTNRTMAPSVTLLKLSFRKLLWPLVAGVILAIAFASLGNVLFLSSSCHFSGLIRSFQTVITHCLGISQLKAPSALYQPNNGSVTLLCGSFLFSVSIVWTALITGILTSLAKTAKKTLSRKYLVTFSEVAAYTQDRLLVFLGKRKENWRDNHTQRSHFYFDEFENLVDELLFRVNALSNSLHHTLPCGEQGYREGYSPPMSHSEYIYSLNSQRAISREDRMRSSVGKSTSEMEEMISKNNPDIYRLLLPSGDDSSYENNFRTKLELEALCHLQQSQHSNRTSSGGSVVSSGPLHTERPEGVSTWAIPESSAVLPGSIEAPETPNGTSPRSDHYNLAQLGDDLPHVLCGARCPEKQTALSGTLESQVSRSTTDLMAKNRKLLRRSHATVIRPLGGGRDGAVSQENLEAGSTLCSDPEPSSLKAAFWTEEPTA; encoded by the exons ATGGATGTCACCTTCATGTTCAGTTTTGGAGATGGCCCACCAGCATTGCATGGGAAAGGAGCCAAGCATCAGGTCTACCCTGGAGCCTGGTTCTCTAGATACCATCGGTTCACTCAAG aggGCACCTTCATCATAAGAGTCACAGCCTATAATGAATTCTACAATGCCACTGAGGTTCAGTGCTCATTTAATGTGGAGAAAATGCCAGCAAACTTGCACCTGACAGCAAACTCCAGCCTCATACATAAAGATGAAGTCATTCTTTTTAATGCACACTTAGTACAAGGAACCAATGCCACATACACTTGGAATATGGGTGATCAGACAACTTATGTTAACGGAG GGTCTGTGGTCTCTCACTTGTTTCTGGCTGTGGCAGTCTACAACGTGTCAGTAACTGCCCAGAACAGAGTGGGGAGCGTGACAGCCAGCACAAGTATCTCTGTGCTTTACAGGATACAGG ctgtTGGGATCTACACAGATAAACGGGTCTATGCCACTGATACAGCTGTCACTTTCCTGGCCGTGACGCCGGAACCGGGCCCATTGGAGTTTCTGTGGTACTTTGGTGACAAACCACCACAGAGAACAACCTCTAAATCCATCACTAAGAGATATTACGTCCCTGGCAG TTACAATGTCATCGTCAATGCCTCCAATGGCCTGAGCTCCTTCACCTCAGACATCTATGCCATAGTAATCCAGCGAGAGGTCCAGTCCAACAGACTTGTATTCGATGCCTCGGTGATGCTGAACACCAGCGTGACCTTCAACTGTAGGATCAACCGTGGCACCAATGTCACTTATCACTGGAGCTTTGGAGACGGCACCAATAGAATTGGAAGGAACACCGAACAACACGTCTTCCACAG AACAGGCGAGTTTACTGTGGAAGTGACCGTGTCGAACCTGGTTAGCTCCGCCTCCCTCATGGGGCAGGTCTTTGTGGTTCGTCAGCCCTGCCAGCCTCCTCCAATAAAAAACATGGGTCCCCTCAAAATACAG GTACGACGCTACCAGACCTTGCGGCTTGGAGTCACCTATGAAGGAGACGTCCAGTGCAACATCTCCCAGGGCCTCCTTTACAGCTGGGCTCTCTATGAGTCTGGTGGGCTACGGGTGCAGCTCACTCCAGTCGAGACCCACCAGCAGAACATTGAGCTGCCAAACAACTTCCTGCATTACGGCACATACACGGCAATAGCTAAG GTTCAGATCCAAGGTAGTATTGTGTACAGCAACTACACAGTCCGCATTGAGGTGGTGCCTAGCCCCCCCATTAGCCTCATCTATGGAGGTACAAACATCTTCATCAGTAACAGAAACAGCACCATTCTCACACTGAATGGACAAAGATCATATGACCCGGATTACCCTCAGAGCGTCCTGAG CTTCATATGGAAATGTAAGCCAGTCAGTATAATTCGGAGCCCATGTTTTGATGAGAACATTCCCACGTCCTCCTCTGTGATCACGTTCCCGGTCAGTTCTCTCAAGCCCAGGTTTGACCAGTTCCAGTTCACGCTCACCGTGCAGAGTGGAGATCGAACATCCACATCTGAGGTGTTTATAACCATCTCGCCAAAGCTGAACAG GAAGGTACAGGCTTTTTGCTACCAGTGCCAGGGGAACACAGTGAATTGGAATGAGCAGTTTTCTGTTGAAGctcattgtgaaagctgtggCATTCCCccaataaatattttctatacCTGGAAACTTTTTCTGGTGAACGCCTCAAGTAAAGTCATTGTTGAGG TTCCTTTTTGTAAGAATGTGGAGCTCAGTCTGCCTTCCAGGATTTTTGATGGCCCTAGCTTCGTTCCATTGCCAGAACTGACTCTACCCCTGGAGACAACCTCTCAGACCCCTGGTATTTCCTCTACTGTCACTGTTCGTCCATCAGCAGCCATCTTAACTGCCCCTCAAACCCCTCCTAGAGTTTCTACACTCCCTGCTTTCCCTGAGACACCTGAGATATCAGAGCACCCAGGACCTCAGAACCACAGTGGCACTGTAACATCATCAAACACGACCAGCAACACCATGGTCCCTAAACCAGCCACAGTTCCAGCTCTGCCCACCCGCCCTTTTATCCCCTTGTTTCCCCCCTTTCCCGCGTTCTTTCCTGAGGAGAACCAGCCCTTGGGGGGTCGTGCCAGACAGAGGAGGTCAGTCGAACCTCAGGGACCAGACTCCGCCCACGTCCATCTGGCAGAATCTGCAGCAG ATTCTGGGCCTCTGCCTGCTGTGCCTGGGGACTACAGCATCCCTCTTCCCCCGTACTACGTTTCAGAGTACACTGTGTCTCccgatgatgacatcatcacagaaTTTCCCATTGACTCTGACTTTCCCCCTATCTTTGAGAGCAGCAGTCCCATTGGGCGCCCAG GAGCGGGGTCAGGGAGCTCTAGTGGGGGTGATGTGATTACAGGCTCCAGTGGTGGGGAGGGACACAATCTGGTGGACCCCAGTACTCTGTTACTGACACGCCCTGAGAAAACTCTGCTGGATCTGGACAGAGAGCTTATCGACTCTGCTGTGTTCCAGACCCTCGTCTTCACAG GCATATCCTCCCCTGTCGTCACATTTAAACCCTTCGTGTTGAAGGCAAAGAGCCTTTATATGCTGGAAGTGTCTGCAG ACTCAGAACAGGCCCTCCTGGGGAAGACCCAGCTGTTCTTCTCCACCAATGAGATTCCTCAGGGAATGATCTGTCAAGTACAGCCTAGTAAAGGCTATGAGATCCACACAGATTTCAGCATATTCTGCACCTCTGGGAAAGAG GACCTCCTTTATGAGTACAGCTTCAGCATAGGCAACACCCCAAGGAAGATCCTTTACCAAGGCCGAGATTTCCAATACTACTTCAACCTTCCATCTGGAGACCCAGATGATGACTATAAAG TTACAGTATACACTGAAATACGGAACAGATTTGGAAGTGGAACCAAACCATGCCCTGTTAGTGTGAAGGTGCTGCCGATTTTCCAGAGGAACGCACCATCTGTCCACAATTCTGAGATAGAACT CTACGTGCATGGTTTGAGGAACCTCACCAAACTCGTGCAGATGGGCAGCTATGTTGAGATTCGCAACTACATCCTCCTGCTGACCAGCGTGCTAAATCGGCTGAGTCAGGAGTCCACTGCCTCCACAGAGCTGCAGACCGACACAAGGAGTGCCCTCATCTCTGCAGCATGTGACCTCACTATAAAGGACGAG GGAACACTGGTTGATAATATTGACATGCTTAAGGAGCTTATGAGTGTCACTGAGCAG GTGTCGTTCCTAAGCGCCAGGCTGGTGACCCGACGCATTCAGGATATGTCAGCCCGCTTCGGTGCACCCAGCATGCCGCTCACCTACATCATGGATGAGCGGATGATAAATGCGCTGGTGTCTCTGCTGTCCCATGTGCTAGAGGCCCAGCTGAGCTCCCCCGCGGGGGGAGTCCAGCTGATATCTGACAGCATCCGCACCACTGCCCACCTGCTGCTG AAGTATGTGCTCTTCAACAAGGTCTCTGAGCACAATGTGAGCACCAGCCTGATGGAGCTCAAGACCAGCCAGTACAGCAGCTTCCAGAACATCGCTAACAGCGTGGGCTCCTGCACGTTCTACCTCCCTCATGTGTTGGGTTTGCATATTAATGGGTGGAGTGGTACAACCCACAGTACCAACCCCCGAAACTCCTGCGTTGTCAGCCAGctgatgttttttaaacagaaccCATACTTCCGGGGCAATGCACCGGCTCAG ATTAAGGGCAACGTAGCAGATCTGAAGCTGTACAACTGCACCACCAGGAGAGAGATCAGAGCGCGTTCTCTTTCTGCACCCGTCAACATCGAGTTCCAGAAAAGGGACAGAAAT GAGAGCAACTGCTTCTCTCTGCTGCGCAGTCACATGAACATTCATCAGTTCAACGTGACACCAGAGAACCTGCGGGAGGCGCTGCAGATCACCATAGAGTTCACCCGGCCGACCAGGCGGACCTTTCCCATAATGCTCCTTTTCAG AATGTTTGAGAGGCCCACCCCCAGCTTGTACAACACTCAGAGGATTTATGGCTGGGAAGGAAACACAGTCCACATCTTCCTGCCTCCCTCTTCCCTGAATG ATGCAGGCACTGGTTACTTGGCCCTCCTTAATGCAGACTACAGCAGAAGTCCCTGGAATAAGTATATATCTAATGCCGTAAACTACACCCTGAGGATTGAGTCCACACAGTGTTTATCCTGGGATGGGAGGGAGTGGAAAACTGATGGATGTACCCCTCTGGAGGGGATGTCCTCTGATAAAGTCAACTGCAG TTGTAACCATCTGGCAACATTTACGGTGGCTTATCAGGAAATACAAAGCCATCATGAATTTACCGATGTGTCTCAGTTTACTGG CTTCTTCGATAACCCGATGCTCTGCAGTGTTATAGCAATTTCCCTGGCAGTCTACTTCCTCGTAATGATAGCATGCAAGTGGTCTGATATCCAGAGGGACAAGATGGCGGGTTCTGTTCTGCTAGAGGACAACAGCCCATCGGACAGGCAGCTGTACGCTGTCACCATCGATACTGGACTCCGCTCCAGACCCACCATGACGGCCAAG GTACACATTGTCCTGCATGGTGAAGGAGGAGCCTCACAGACAAGGGAGCTCAGCTTCTCGGACCAGCTTCTCTTTGACAGGAACTCCAGGCACACTTTCATCCTGAG CACCCCAGACAATCTTGGCCCCATATGGAAGCTCCACCTCTGGCACACTAACGGCGGCCCCTCACCCAGCTGGTACCTCAGCCACGTGGTGGTGAGGGACCTGACGAGGGGGGGCAGCTGGTTCTTTCCGGGGGAGTGCTGGCTGGCCGTGGATGAAGGTGACGGGAGAGTGGAAAGGGAGCTGACCCCTCTAACTCAAGGATTGGGGTTCACGAag TTACTGCACTTGAAGCTGACTGAGTACCTGGAGGACTTCCACTCATGGGCGTCGGTCTACAGCCGCCCCTCCCACAGCAGGTTCACCCGCGTCCAGCGCCTGAGCGtgtgcctgctgctgctggaggggtACATGTGCGCGAACGCCGCGCTCGTCTCCCTGCAGAACGACCAg TACACCGCGGAGCTGGGCCTCATTGACGTCTCCACCGTCTCCTTGGCGACTGGGATCCTCAGCACGCTGGCGGTGCTGCCAGTTGGGGGTCTGGTGTCCCTGCTGTTTCGTCTCTGCAAG GCATCCGGCAATAAGTATTGTTCTAGACAGCAGTACAAGACTAGAATCCCTGAAATATACTCTGTGGAAG CTCATCGTGATGCTCTGCTGGTTGATGGCAGCATTTCGGAGTCCTACCTGTCCTGTCACAGCCTTCAGGAGTGTACGCAGGAGAAATGGAGAATGCAATGCAAG AGAGGAGTGGTGGAACGGCGTTCCCCTAGCCAGGCATCCATGCGCTACAGAGAGCTCCACATGGAGAAGCAAGGCCAGGCCACTGCATGGAACAGCTCCGGTGGCTTTGAGGAtggcagcagcaacagcaaacCCATGGATAAGGACTGCAAACAGAGCCAGCACAACCTGCAGTCCGGCTGCACTGCAG agcacagctgtgtgttggGCCAAAGGGAACATAGAAGCAGTAGAGTTGTGCTGCCCTCTTGGTGTCGCCATGTTACGTGGGCCCTGTGTTCGTCACTGACCCTCGTCTGCATTGTGATCACAGGAGGCTTGGGACTAAG ATTCAGCCCCACAAAGAGTCTGCTGTGGATCCACTCTCTGTTCTTCTCCATGCTCTGCTGTGTCTTTGTGGTCCAGCCAGCCCTG ATACTCATCATTGCGACTGCAGTATCCTTGTGGTACAAAGACCGATGTGACTTCTACTGTTGCTCTGATGAAACTGAAACTGCGGGAGGACTGCAGGAGCACTGGAGCCACAATGGAGGCCGTCTGTCAGAAATCTACCCGCTCAGCCTCCACCAGCACCCTCAGAACCAATACACACACTTTGACAGG GTGTTAGCAGCCCGTCAGAGAGCCCGTCACCTGCGCCTTACCCGCCCACCAACCCCAGCAGACCTGAAGGACACTCGAGACCGGATGAAGAAGGAGCTGCTCATTCGCAAAATTCTCAG GGAGGCCATATTGTATACTTTCATGTTGTCTCTTCTCCTGTTTATCACCTATGGAAAATCCTCGGAGAGTCAGTACCAGCTGAATCAAGCTGTCAGAGCTGAATTTACCAA GAACCCACGCAGTATCTTTCATGCCATAAAAACCCACAACGACTGGTGGAACTGGTCTTTAACTGCTCTACTGGAGGGACTTTACTGGGACACTTGGTACAATAAGGCCTCTACTAATACCAAG GCAGGTGCTGTCCAAGGCACATGCATTCTGATTGGAGAACCAACTTTAAAAAAGATGGAGGTGGAAAAGAAAATAGTCTGCAAG GTTCCCAGATCCTCCAAAGGCCTGGTTCCTGAATGCCTCCCTGCTCACAGCCCAGGGGAGAGAGTCTTGGGTCAGCCAGAGCCTTCGACTGACCCGGCCCTCTCAGGCAGCCATCGCCACTGCGGACACGTTGCCTGTTATGAGGGGGCGGGGACTCGGGTCAGCCTAGGACCAACCAG GGCTGAAGCCTCAGTCCGGCTCCAGGAGCTGTGGGATAGAGGCTGGCTGGACAGGTACACCCAGGCGGTGATGGTCCAGTTCACCCTCtacaacccccccaccaacctCTTCACTAGCGTCTCCCTGCTGACTGAGCAGCCCAGCGCAGGGGGCCTGCTGCCCTTTACTTTCATTGAGTCCATAAGGGTCTACCAGACTGCTGGCCCCCTCCATTACGCCATCATGGCTTGCGAG ctcctcttcctgctgctcaTACTGCTTCATCTCTACCTTCAAATATTTACTATGAGCCAGAAGGGACTGTTAGCATACTGGCGGGACATACGGAACTGGCTGGAG gtcaccattatcatcattaGCCTTTTGTATTACATCTGCTATGTGAACCACTTCATTCTGGCTGTGGAGATAATTGACCTCTGGCAGAGAGAGAACTTCAAGTCATTTGTGGATCTTGGTTTCCTTTCCTCTTGGGAACAG CTCACCCGTTGCCTCCATGGTTTGATGctcttcctgctcctgctgagATGCGTTTTCCTGCTTCAGACGAACAGAACTATGGCTCCTTCTGTGACACTGCTGAAGCTGTCCTTCAGAAAGCTGCTGTGGCCCCTG GTGGCAGGTGTCATCCTCGCGATTGCCTTCGCCAGCTTGGGGAATGTGCTCTTCCTGTCCAGCTCCTGCCACTTCAGCGGTCTGATCCGGTCCTTTCAAACTGTCATCACACATTGCCTGGGCATCAGCCAGCTGAAGGCCCCGTCCGCACTCTACCAGCCCAATAATGGCTCGGTCACTCTGCTCTGCGGCTCCTTCCTCTTCAGCGTGTCCATCGTCTGGACAGCACTG attacAGGAATCCTCACCTCCCTTGCAAAAACTGCAAAGAAGACTTTAAGCAGAAAATATCTGGTGACTTTCTCAGAGGTAGCAGCCTACACTCAGGACAGGCTTCTCGTGTTCCTCGGAAAGCGCAAGGAAAATTGGAGAGATAACCACACCCAGAGAAGT CACTTCTACTTTGATGAATTTGAGAACCTTGTGGACGAGCTTCTCTTCCGGGTCAACGCCCTGTCCAATAGCCTGCACCACACCCTCCCCTGCGGAGAGCAGGGCTATAGGGAGGGGTACAGCCCCCCCATGTCCCATTCTGAATACATCTACAGCCTGAACTCTCAG CGAGCAATTTCCAGAGAAGACAGAATGCGGTCAAGTGTGGGGAAAAGCACATCAGAAATGGAGGAGATGATCTCAAAGAACAATCCAGATATTTACCGTTTATTACTGCCATCTGGGGATGACTCATCctatgaaaacaatttcag AACAAAACTTGAGTTGGAAGCATTGTGCCACCTGCAGCAGAGCCAGCATAGTAACCGAACAAGCTCAGGGGGTTCTGTGGTGTCCAGCGGTCCCCTTCACACAGAGCGCCCTGAGGGGGTGTCCACATGGGCCATCCCTGAGTCCTCAGCTGTTCTACCAGGCAGCATTGAGGCCCCAGAGACCCCCAATGGAACGTCGCCCCGCTCAGACCACTACAACCTGGCGCAGCTTGGGGATGACTTGCCTCATGTCCTGTGTGGGGCCAGGTGTCCTGAGAAACAGACGGCCCTCTCCGGGACTCTGGAGAGCCAGGTGAGCCGCTCCACCACTGACCTGATGGCCAAGAACCGCAAGCTGCTCAGACGATCACACGCCACTGTTATTCGGCCCCTGGGTGGAGGCAGGGACGGAGCGGTCAGCCAGGAGAACTTAGAGGCCGGGTCCACACTCTGTTCAGACCCAGAACCATCATCACTGAAAGCTGCTTTTTGGACAGAGGAACCCACTGCTTGA